Genomic DNA from Oryza sativa Japonica Group chromosome 5, ASM3414082v1:
TGCACACCGTACCATTCATTTTTGATAAGTTTAAGACTCTCGCGTATACACATCCTTCAGAAAAATCATTGAAATTCTCACtaataaattatatatcttATTGGTTATGGATAATAGAAATTccaataaatatatttagattAAACTAAATCATCACTATATATACGTACTATTTTTCATCTATATGtatctacaatcacaatgtgAAACTCACTAGCAATATGGGTCTAACATGTGGATTTTGAGTCCAACATCTCGTTGCCTGACACTTCTAATAAGTTACAAATTAAACAAGTTTTAGTGCTGAGTTCTGAGTATCTTAATACCAAGAAGGGTTCATTTCAAACTAATTTTGGTATTTTGTTCTAACACTATTTTGCCAAGCAAAACCTAAACAAGGATTTTTTTAGAACGACCAGTGAAAAACTTAGGATGAGATTATTTGTTGAGGACAATTTAGTAAAAGTGAGAGGATTTAAATTACTATTTATCCATTAAAAAGGGTCtatttaattaataatatataaaaaaccgtcatacatatatataatattctcGTATCAATGAAAAGAATTGTTTTACAGATTTTGTTAGCTAAATCTCATTACAATTGTGCAATCATTTTAGAATACATAAAAgcaattcatatatatatatatatatatatatatatatatatatatatatatatatatatatatatatatatatatatatatatatatatatatatatatatatatatatatatatatatatatatatatatatatatatatatatatatatatatatatatatatatatatatatatatatatatatatatatatatatatatatatatatatatatatatatatatatatatatatatatatatatatatatatatatatatatataggaagcCTATATTCTACTCCCAGGAGTAGCTACTCCTATTGTAACCATCGGACACCTATCCAACTCACATCAGGGTTTCGGGCTTCAACTCACTAACGGATTGTGAGAAAAGATCCATTAAACCAGCGATGCAGAAACttgaatattctttttttttgaaaattcggATCACTGCGCTGTGTTCTGCATGGTGAGTCATTTTGAATGTTCTGCATGCATGGTTTGTTACCCGCACGCATGCACGACCGAGCGACCAGGAGAGTAGTTAGTGTGGAGGTTGCTGTATTGATACTCTATTTAAGTTGACGGTGATGGAGGACAGAAAATGAGGACCACAATTATCTTTCGGATTTGTGAGGAAGAAGATTTTGTTCTGCAGGTTTTTGATGGAGCAGAAACTCTCCGGTTGGAAAGGGCAGAATGTCGTCGGCGAGGTCTGTTGCGTCGCCTTCCGCGGTGCGAGTAGGCGGAGTCTCGTCGGCGCCTGATGTCGAGCAGCAGAAGTCGGTGGCGGCCGTAGGCGCATCGTCGCCGGTGAGTAGTAGCAAGCACCATCATATGGCGAAGGCAGAAGATGGAACCATTACAGTTAATGGTGACAAGCAGCATAATCCTGCCGCAGATAGGTACACATTGAAGTTTAGTTTTAGTTTATGTTCTGTTGAAATTTTTtctcttgtttgtttgtttggctCTAACTGGTTATTGCGTTATTTGGTCATCAGGAATGGTTTTGTGCGTTGCATGGATACTGCTGCCCGGAGTGAAGTGATGAACCACTCTCTCCAGAAATATGTCATTCATTTCGATGGATGTCATCCTCTTCCCATGAGAAATCCTAGGAAGAGATGCGCTTGGTGCTCACTCCGTGATATTCGCGTGGCTTGCGACATGAATTTCAGAAGCAACGAAACAACCCGGGTCAACAGTAATGGTTGCGAACATGTGTCCAATGAAAATATGTAGACAATAGTGTGATGATCAGGAAAATTGTAATAAGGGCTTGCTTTCTGCACGGTCGTAGATTAGTCGTACGAACTGTCTCTAGTTTTGTATGGTATTTTCTATGAGGAAAAAGCGAGTAGTATCTAAGTTTAGAAATCTGTATCTTCTACTGTTTGGgaagtgaaataaaattgaGATGTTATCCTTTCATTTATCTATTTAAGTTGTGTGTACTGCAAACTCCCTGTTGTCATCGTGAATGCAATCCTTCACCAAGATGAAGTTCTTCGAGCAGAATATTGTACAAGAATGGAGCAGAGATTTCGAATTGGTTTCTGTGAGTGTAGCGTTGCGTACTCGGAATGTTTGTTATAGATGCTATTTTTGTGGCGGTATGGTTTCATCAGAATTCGTTAATGTTGCTAGTGGCTGACTTTCCGGAGTCCAATAACATGCTTCGCACGTAGGAGCCTTGATTTTCGGGGAGGTTGTTGAACAGCTAATGGAAAATAAACCGGAATTATTTGTCAGTATATATCCAACCAGCTGGAAAAAATGACGCCCTATAGCAAATTCTGTTTGCCAAAAGGGGTAGCTACCAGAATCCGTGCTGGACAGAAACAATATTCGCGAAGATAGCTATGGAGGAAGAAGGCTGGCCGGAGAAAGGTGGCGAGGATCATAGTGGACAACCCATGGACGTAGTTCCGTTGGAAAGGTATTTTTTATGTCAGTGTGATTGTAGTGTACAATTTCCCTTTCTGCATTGTTAGCTGAATTCTCATTTTTTTGATCCTAGGATCGTGGTTGAGGGGGAGGAAGATAGTGATCTGCTGCCTATTTCACTCTTTGACCCAGCCATTCTGTTGCCGAAAATTGGGCAGACCTTCAATGAGGACTCTCATGGCTATGCGTTCTACAATCTGTACGCTAGGTTCACTGGTTTTGGTATAAGGAGATCCAAGAACAGATACAAAGATGGAGGCGTGAAGTCCATGCAAGAGTTCTGCTGCATTCGCGAGGTAAAAATCTTTagtgtattctttttttttttgaaaaccatGGTTTCGTATTCTCGTAAGATTGGCAAGGTTCTATAGTGTGATGCGTAGGATCATCATTTCATAGGTTTTACGTAGTAAGGTGTTCCTGTAATTTATGCAGGGTAGAGATAATTCCGTCACTGGTCCGCCGACCAGGATAGGCTACAAGGCTATGGTCAGGTTAAATCGTTCTTCTGAAAGTCAAAAGTGGAGAGTTTCTGCATTCGTTAGTGAGCACAACCATGAAATGAAACGGGACCTGCAGCATACTAAACACTTCCGGTCTCATAATTTCATTGATGAAGGGACAAAGAGGAACATAAAGGAAATGGTAGATAATGGGATGACACCTACAACTATGTATGGATTACTTTCAGGTATGCACGGCGGGCCGTCCTTAACCCCCTTTACAAGGAGGGCTGTGACAAGAATGGCGTATGCCATCAGAAGGGATGAGTGTAGCAATGATGTGCAGAAGACACTGAATTTTTTTAGGGAAATGCAATGCCGTAGTAAGAATTTCTTTTACACCATACAGATTGATGGTGCTTCAaggattaaaaatatattttggtgtCATTCTCTTTCCAGATTAAGTTTTGACCATTTTGGGGATGCAATCACTTTTGATACTACATATCAGACTAATAGGTACAACATGCCATTTGGGATTTTTGTCGGTGTAAATAACCATTTTCAAACAGCAATTTTTGGTTGCGCTTTGTTGAGGGAGGAGACAATCGAAGCATTCAAGTGGCTTTTCCAAACATTTACTGATGCAATGCATGGGAAGAGGCCTGCAGCAATTTTAACAGGTATATGTTTATTTGGATGGATCAGTGGTGTGTTTAATGATATGTCTTCTGTTTTTAATCTCGAATGGTTGTGAACTTCTTTTTTAGATAACTGTCATCAAATGGAGGTGGCGATCAAAGCGGTTTGGCCTGAAACTATTCATAGAGTTTGCAAATGGCATGTTCTGAAGAATGCTAAGGAGAACTTGGGGAACATTTACAGTAAAAGAAGCAGTTTCAAACAGGAGTTCCACCGGGTGTTAAATGAACCCCAAACAGAGGCAGAGTTTGAGAAGGCATGGTCAGATTTAATGGAGCAGTACAATCTCGAGTCTAGCGTGTATTTGCGCAGGATGTGGGACATGAAGAAAAAATGGGCTCCAGCTTACTTCAGGGAATTCTTTTTTGCTAGGATGTCAACCACACAAAGAAGTGAGAGCATGAATCatgttctgaagaagtatgtaaAACCATCCTCTTCGCTACATGGATTTGCAAAGAGGTATGAGAATTTCTACAATGATAGGATTGAAGCGGAAGACGCTGAGGAGCATGATACATAcaatgtatgttttttttaattatttccgTATGATATATCGGTGTATGGTACTTTCTGCtgaacatgttataatatgctTGTCATTTCTCGTGAACTGTAGGAGAAGGTTTCCACATTAACTAGCTCGCCCATTGAGAAACATGCTTCTCGGGTGTACACTAGGGGTGAATTTTCCAGGTTCAAGGAACAGTTCAAGCTAAGCTTTTCATTTATGGTTTATCATACTTCTGATCAGCATGTTCTGCAGCTAGTCCATATAGGTGATGACACCTTGCAAAGTTGGGGCAGCAAAGAATTTAAGGTTCAGGTTGACCTGACTGAACAAGATCTGTCATGTGGATGCAAGCTTTTTGAACACTTGGGAATTATATGCTCCCATATTATCAGAGTAAGTTTGAATATTAAGCAGTTCTCATAACGCTGTTGTGTTTTTGTGTGTTAATGCATAGTGTTTTTGCAGGTTATGGTACAGTATGGTTTCACGGAAATACCGAAGAAGTATATCCTGAAGAGGTGGACAAAAGATGCTAGAGATTCAATCCCAAAGCACTTGGAGGAGTCGTACTTGAAGGATAAGGAGGCGGCATCATCGAGAACTTATCGGAACACCCTCCTGCACAAGTCTGCACTTGATATGGTTAGACTTGGTGGTACTAGTTCAGAAACATATGAGAAGACAGTGGAAGTGTTGACAAAGCTGATTGGAGAACTTCAGGTCATGTGTACTTCGCAAGTTGTAAACAACAAGGAAATTCACTGCGGAGATAGAACAATTGGGAAGAAACCTACTGGTGTGCAATTGGATGATAGTGTAGACAGTTCTGACTCGGAGCATGGAATGTCTGATGAATTTTGTGTAGCCGATGAGGACGGCATTGGACAGGATGTTTCTGCTGGTGAGGATTCAGTTGATGTGGACATGACTGATGTCAACGAAGAAGACATACTCCCTCCTGAGGTTAGAAGAAGTCGTGGACGACCGAGGAGTACCAGACTGATGTCGAAGGGAGAGACATCTAGCAAagcaaagaagaagaaggctaGTGAGAGTACCTCCAAGGACGAGTCGAAGAATCACgccaaaggaaaaaaagagtcaACGAAGCAGATTAGGTACTGCAAGCAATGTGGTGGTCATGGCCACTATAAGAGTACATGTGGTCGGAAATCTAGTTATGAGAGGAGGAAGTGAGTGTAATTATTCTGTTCAATGTTCTGCAGGGTTGATGTTAGCATTTCGTTTAGCATACAATggaaattttattattattaaatttcgTCAGCAGAACATGTAGTTCATTTTGAATATTTACATTTGGCAAACATTGTAGGAAATTTGCGAACACTAGTTTTGTATTTTCCTATTTTCTGTTGTGCCTCAGAGTATGTGGTGAAGTTGTAGTCTTTGGAAGCATCCTATTGGAGCAGAACATGGCTAATTGTTTCTGCTAGAGGTAGTGTTGGACGAATCTTCGTGGGAGCCAAAAACGTTTTTCATCATGCTCTGCATCGGGAGCAGAACATGAAAAGAGTGCGTGTGGTGTTTTTTTAGATGGGGTTTAGCACGGTAGCAGAACATGGCTAGTAGTTTCTGCTGTTGTTCTGGTGGGATGTTTTCTCGGCGGCAGTACATGGCTAATAGTTTTTGCTGTTGTTTGGTGGGATGTATCCTCGTGGTAGCATAAATCAATTGGCATACTATTCTGCTCTGGGAGCAGAACTTGTCTTTTTTTCGCCGGGCATGCACTGATTTGGATCGTGTCATGATCTGCTCTCTAAGTTTGGAGGAGAGCTGATCACGTAATGTACGGCAACAGAAGATGTAATTAGTTTGTAGTATTTAATTTGCCATAGGTGAACATCATGGATTTGATGTTGGGAAAATCTAAATTTATGATATTTGGAAGGTAAATGACAAATTCATTAATTTGGGAAGAGAATAGCAGAGAACATGAAGCCTTGAAAAATGTTGAATAAGAACAAGACAAATATTATTGGGACCTAACAAATTTTAGATAATAATGATGTAACTGAATGTAATCTTTATTTTGGCATGCTTGCATAACATGCTCAGATCTTGTTAGATAACTTCAGGCAGTGAACGACGAAGTCCGGCAGAATAGCTTCATTGCCTTTGAATGACAATAAGTTGGACAGAAATTCCTTTCGAAGATCTCGTTGATCCTGTTGTtaatatagaaaaatatttattataaaAGGAAGCTACTTCAATGAAACTTAAGTTGAACCTAGTGTGTACATAAAACTCACAGATTTTGGGGGGTTCACAAGGCGAGTTCCATCCCAGTTTCGCATGTAGTAGAGCACGTGAAAGGCACATTCCAGCCTACCAAAATTGTTATTATTGTAATGACCATAAATGAGTAGAATGGAAAAATTAATTTGGATCAAATTGGGAGCATGAACTAGAACCTGTTGTTTATAGCTGGGATGGCCGAAGGGAACTCAGAAACCCAGTTTGGTATATCCTCGTCCCAATCTGGAAATGCAAGCTTCATGCACTCCTTCAGAGCAGATGAAATgtgaaattttgtttttaagtGTCTTTCTGCTGTATCCTCTGATCTTTTCGAGGCGTCTCTCAGTGGGTCAAgaatgcataattttttttctccatatcAAATGCGTATAGAGAATAGTGCAGTGGTTGAAGTAGTGGAATAAATATCTGCAAATTAATATTGACATTGCAAAAGTTAGTGGCCTGAACATTTGCACTTGATGTACTGAATTTTTCAAGATGCTGTTAATTATCAAACCAGGTGGCAACTAGGTACGTCATATGGTATCAGGGAGTCATCTTTGAATGAGGGGAGATGATCCTCTGGGTTCCACTGGTCATCACCAGCTGTTGCAAACATCTACAGCGCCATATTGTGTTAAAACACACCATATTTAAGaattaaaatagtctagagtaATTGGAAGCACTTACTGCAAAATCTTGATTTAAGAAATGTCTCCAGCCTACAAAATCAGTTCCTCCAAATCTCTGTATCTCATCCGCTGCTAATACTTGAACTGCAACATTGAATGTTTCTTCTTGCATTTGAGTGTCTAGCCGAATAGCCTGTTGTATGTCATGTAGGCTTAATGACATAGGGACAGGTTGGGAGATGTGAACCCAGATTTTCCTGTTAAATGTGATATCTTTACAATTAGTGGTGAAAGAAAGGAACATTTCAGGTAGGTGGCTTACATTAGAGCTTCTGCATAAGCGATTGAAgttgtatatgtgtataaatCATCAAGTGTTTCAGATAGGTGGCTTACTTAAGAGCTTCTGCATCAGTGATTGAAATTGCATATGTGTATAAATCATCAAGTGCCTTCTGGTCATGCCTGACGAAAGAGTGTTGCTTGCTCAGAAATGGTGATTTCACCGAATGGCTTGGTTTAATCGACCTCTTTGGCCGATCGAATAGGATATCAGAAGGACCGCCGATAATTCTCCTCTTGGATTTAGGTGGGAGCTTTGTACATGCGTACTCCTCACGCATGAAAATCCTCGCCCCACTCGTCTCTTTCAACATAGAGTACGGAGAGAAACTACTAAGTTTAGTTTGTTGGTAACCTATTATGAGACAGAACAGTAAGAGTGAGACATATTATGTGCATGTGGTTGGTTatgaatgaaaatgaaaaaCTGATACAGGCTTGTGGGTATCATTACCTCCATGCGAAGAGGGAGTTTTGTGCACTGCATTACCTTCTCCGGATTTGTCAGAGGCATCTACTGACTTTGAGATTGGCTGATCTGGGGTACGTGCTAAAAAGTTGAGTTCTTGTTCTTTGTCAGAGTCTTCAGCCACATTGGAGATGTCATGACCTGGGGTACATGCCACCATGTTTGCTTCTTCGATATCTTGTGTTATTCCTAGATTAAAGCTTGGGGGCTCGATGTCAGACCTGGCATCGTAGGTACGATCCACATGGATAGCCTGTGTACAGATATATCAACAATTCTTATGGAAAAATGgattctttttatattgaatagATTGACAAACTACATGAGATTGCACCTCTATTGCACCCGTATGATGGCCAAGATTGTATTTTTCATCATGTTTGTTTCGCAGCTGAAAcccaaaaaaaatgtcaataGTCTGAAGTTTCTGCACAAGGGAAATTTCAACAAGAATACTCTACCGGCAGGAGAGTTGATTTTACCTTCATCTTTCCATACGCGGGGAAAGGATTCCGGTTCTTGAGAATTACATCCCTCTCAATGAATTCTGCTATCATGGAGTCATTGTACACGCCAATCCTTGGAATGTTTTCCTGCTCGGGAGTGTCCGTCCCGAAATCCAGATTGTCCAGATAAAAAAGCTGAGCAGTATAAATTATAGCATGTGAAAAGATGTTGCGGGTATATTAGAAAGTAAAAGGCAAATAATTCGAACGAATAATAGGATAATCTCACCTGAGGTAGTATAATGCAGCCATTGATGTAACCAATGCTTTTTCGATGGCGTATTTTGTGTTgcaatgctgctgctgcatctttGATGTCATGCAAAACAAATTCCGCCCAGTTGTACTTGTGAATATTTTCTACATCAACCAAAGCCTTCATATACCTTATAGATATGTGATTGTTAACAGATTGAGGAGCCAAGAATTTGGTTACAACAAAGATTATAAAAGCAGTCTTGAATACAATCTGTTCGTGAACAGTCATCGTCCTGTTAAATTTTTTCTCCAATATCCTCTGAATTGTTACAATGGTAAGTCCATCAAAGGAATCTTTCTCAAAGATTTCAC
This window encodes:
- the LOC136356683 gene encoding protein FAR1-RELATED SEQUENCE 5-like, with protein sequence MEEEGWPEKGGEDHSGQPMDVVPLERIVVEGEEDSDLLPISLFDPAILLPKIGQTFNEDSHGYAFYNLYARFTGFGIRRSKNRYKDGGVKSMQEFCCIREGRDNSVTGPPTRIGYKAMVRLNRSSESQKWRVSAFVSEHNHEMKRDLQHTKHFRSHNFIDEGTKRNIKEMVDNGMTPTTMYGLLSAIFGCALLREETIEAFKWLFQTFTDAMHGKRPAAILTDNCHQMEVAIKAVWPETIHRVCKWHVLKNAKENLGNIYSKRSSFKQEFHRVLNEPQTEAEFEKAWSDLMEQYNLESSVYLRRMWDMKKKWAPAYFREFFFARMSTTQRSESMNHVLKKYVKPSSSLHGFAKRYENFYNDRIEAEDAEEHDTYNEKVSTLTSSPIEKHASRVYTRGEFSRFKEQFKLSFSFMVYHTSDQHVLQLVHIGDDTLQSWGSKEFKVQVDLTEQDLSCGCKLFEHLGIICSHIIRVMVQYGFTEIPKKYILKRWTKDARDSIPKHLEESYLKDKEAASSRTYRNTLLHKSALDMVRLGGTSSETYEKTVEVLTKLIGELQVMCTSQVVNNKEIHCGDRTIGKKPTGVQLDDSVDSSDSEHGMSDEFCVADEDGIGQDVSAGEDSVDVDMTDVNEEDILPPEVRRSRGRPRSTRLMSKGETSSKAKKKKASESTSKDESKNHAKGKKESTKQIRYCKQCGGHGHYKSTCGRKSSYERRK